The following are from one region of the Knoellia sp. p5-6-4 genome:
- the mnmA gene encoding tRNA 2-thiouridine(34) synthase MnmA — translation MRVVAAMSGGVDSAVAAARMLETGHEVVGVHLALSQSAATLRESARGCCTIEDAGDARRVADVLGIPFYVWDMAARFRRDVVEDFVAEYSAGRTPNPCLRCNEKIKFAALLDKALALGFDAVATGHYAQVVERPGGGRELHRAVDRAKDQSYVLGVLSADQLARSFFPLGDTTKPQIRAEAKERGFYVASKPDSHDICFIADGDTRGWLTERLGEQPGDIVDAESGQVVGAHAGAYGYTVGQRRGLGLPRHSQDGRPRYVVDVDARTNTVVVGTADLLGVNAVTGDHARWCGPAPEGVIEVGAQLRAHGEEVPATAWADGDRVEVRLAERIRGVAPGQSVVLYEGTRVVGSATIRSASLQR, via the coding sequence ATGCGCGTCGTCGCCGCGATGAGCGGCGGAGTGGACTCGGCCGTCGCTGCGGCCAGGATGCTCGAGACCGGCCACGAGGTCGTCGGCGTGCACCTGGCGCTGTCGCAGAGCGCAGCCACGCTGCGGGAGAGCGCTCGGGGGTGCTGCACGATCGAGGACGCAGGCGACGCCCGACGCGTGGCCGACGTGCTCGGAATCCCGTTCTACGTCTGGGACATGGCAGCCCGGTTCAGGCGCGACGTCGTCGAGGACTTCGTCGCCGAGTACTCCGCTGGCCGCACGCCGAACCCCTGCCTGCGCTGCAACGAGAAGATCAAGTTCGCAGCCCTCCTCGACAAGGCGCTCGCCCTGGGGTTCGACGCCGTGGCCACGGGCCACTACGCCCAGGTGGTCGAGCGGCCCGGCGGGGGCCGCGAGCTGCACCGGGCCGTCGACCGCGCCAAGGACCAGTCCTACGTGCTCGGGGTGCTGAGCGCCGATCAGCTGGCCCGCTCGTTCTTCCCCCTCGGTGACACGACCAAGCCGCAGATCCGCGCCGAGGCGAAGGAGCGCGGCTTCTACGTCGCCTCGAAGCCCGACTCTCACGACATCTGCTTCATCGCCGACGGCGACACCCGCGGGTGGCTCACCGAGCGGCTCGGCGAGCAGCCGGGGGACATCGTCGACGCGGAGTCGGGCCAGGTCGTCGGCGCCCACGCCGGGGCCTACGGCTACACGGTGGGCCAGCGCCGCGGGCTCGGCCTTCCCAGGCACAGCCAGGACGGGCGGCCCCGCTACGTCGTCGACGTCGACGCGCGCACCAACACCGTCGTGGTCGGCACCGCCGACCTGCTCGGCGTCAACGCCGTCACCGGCGACCACGCCCGCTGGTGCGGCCCGGCGCCCGAGGGCGTCATCGAGGTGGGGGCGCAGTTGCGCGCCCACGGCGAGGAGGTCCCGGCCACGGCCTGGGCCGACGGTGACCGCGTCGAGGTGCGGCTCGCCGAGCGGATTCGCGGCGTGGCCCCCGGGCAGTCCGTGGTCCTCTACGAGGGCACGCGAGTGGTGGGCTCCGCGACGATCAGGTCGGCCTCACTGCAGCGCTGA
- a CDS encoding cysteine desulfurase family protein → MTAYLDHAATTPMLPSAVAAMAEQLAVTGNASSLHTAGRAARRVVEESRERLARAIGARPSEVVFTSGGTESDNLAVKGAYLARRDQDPACTRLVVSGVEHHAVLDCVEHLVAREGATVTWVEPDPLGVISADAVRAAIAEDPDTVALVSVMWANNEVGTVQPVREIARVAHAHGIPVHSDAVQALGHLPVDFAGSDLDLMTITGHKVGGPLGVGALVVKRSMRLVAQSHGGGQERHVRSGTLDAPAIRGFAVAVEEAVARLEEESARVVDLRDRLISSALDLGYGITVSGAWEPGDRTRRLPGNAHLLVPGCEGDSLLYLLDAAGVECSTGSACQAGVPQPSHVLLAMGVPEQEARGALRLTLGHTSSDADVDAVLAALPGAVERARRAAGVAS, encoded by the coding sequence GTGACTGCCTACCTCGACCACGCCGCCACGACGCCGATGCTGCCGTCGGCAGTCGCGGCCATGGCCGAGCAGCTCGCCGTCACGGGCAACGCCTCGTCCCTGCACACCGCCGGCCGGGCTGCGCGCAGGGTGGTGGAGGAGTCCAGGGAGCGGCTCGCGAGGGCGATCGGCGCCCGCCCGTCGGAGGTCGTCTTCACCTCGGGGGGGACGGAGTCCGACAACCTCGCCGTCAAGGGCGCCTACCTCGCCCGTCGCGACCAGGACCCTGCCTGCACCAGGCTCGTCGTGAGCGGCGTCGAGCACCACGCCGTGCTCGACTGCGTGGAGCACCTCGTCGCGCGCGAGGGCGCCACGGTCACCTGGGTCGAGCCCGACCCGCTGGGGGTCATCAGCGCCGACGCCGTCCGTGCCGCCATCGCGGAGGACCCCGACACGGTCGCGCTCGTCAGCGTGATGTGGGCCAACAACGAGGTCGGCACGGTGCAGCCGGTGCGCGAGATCGCCCGGGTCGCCCACGCGCACGGCATACCGGTGCACAGCGACGCCGTCCAGGCGCTCGGACACCTCCCGGTCGACTTCGCCGGCAGCGACCTCGACCTCATGACCATCACGGGGCACAAGGTCGGCGGACCGCTCGGAGTGGGTGCCCTCGTCGTCAAGCGCAGCATGCGGTTGGTGGCGCAGAGCCACGGCGGAGGCCAGGAGCGGCACGTCCGCAGCGGCACGCTCGACGCACCCGCCATCCGCGGGTTCGCCGTCGCCGTCGAGGAGGCCGTAGCCCGCTTGGAGGAGGAGTCGGCCCGCGTCGTCGACCTGCGCGACCGCCTGATCAGCTCCGCCCTCGACCTCGGCTACGGGATCACGGTGAGCGGCGCCTGGGAGCCTGGCGACCGCACGCGGCGCCTTCCCGGCAACGCGCACCTCCTCGTGCCCGGTTGCGAGGGTGACTCCCTGCTCTACCTGCTCGACGCCGCAGGCGTCGAGTGCTCCACGGGCTCGGCGTGCCAGGCCGGCGTCCCGCAGCCCAGCCACGTGCTGCTCGCCATGGGGGTCCCCGAGCAGGAGGCGCGCGGCGCCCTGCGGCTGACGCTCGGCCACACGTCGAGCGACGCCGACGTCGACGCGGTCCTCGCGGCACTGCCGGGTGCGGTGGAACGGGCCCGGCGGGCTGCAGGGGTGGCGAGCTGA
- a CDS encoding S8 family serine peptidase, with product MRTVKRPAAVAAAGLTLLALAAPASGSVLPGGSALAPVQPWLAQQLDVLGAASPTTVLVHGTDLAAAKDAVRAAGLTTRTTFDRIGVVVATGLPAQVELVRSQPGVTYVEGNQPIELSMATSNTATRGAEARTTLTGADGTSLDGKGVSVAVIDSGVDPSHPFLANEDGSSAVVKNMKVVCEPLTETACTVQDAGSLDTDTTAAGGHGMHVNGTVAGRDVTLSDGTKMHGAAPGANLVSLSTGAVLFIVGADAALNWVLENHDAPCGEGVPAAQCPPIKVTSNSYGPSGGGEFDANSATVKLQRELVKEGVVTVWANGNDGGDGSESMSNPPGMDPTPGIISVASYFDQNTGTRDGVVSDFSSRGKEGDLATYPDISAPGEDITSSCRITMPICSTGLDPQEGGDYNTISGTSMATPHISGIVAQLFQANPGATPAQIEAAIESTAYKFTDGAPYEGGDPNGTTSFDKGHGLVDVVAAATAVRGTASTSSAKRKRR from the coding sequence ATGCGCACCGTGAAGAGACCCGCCGCCGTCGCGGCCGCCGGCCTGACCCTCCTGGCCCTGGCGGCCCCCGCGTCAGGCTCCGTGCTGCCCGGCGGCAGCGCGCTTGCCCCGGTCCAGCCCTGGCTGGCCCAGCAGCTGGACGTGCTGGGCGCAGCCTCCCCCACCACGGTGCTCGTGCACGGCACGGACCTCGCCGCCGCGAAGGACGCCGTGCGCGCGGCGGGCCTCACGACCAGGACGACCTTCGACCGCATCGGCGTGGTCGTGGCGACGGGTCTGCCCGCGCAGGTCGAGCTGGTCCGCAGCCAGCCCGGGGTCACCTACGTCGAGGGCAACCAGCCCATCGAGCTCTCCATGGCCACGTCGAACACCGCGACCCGGGGCGCCGAGGCCCGCACCACGCTCACCGGTGCGGACGGCACCTCCCTCGACGGCAAGGGTGTCTCCGTCGCCGTCATCGACTCCGGTGTGGATCCCAGCCACCCCTTCCTGGCCAACGAGGACGGCTCGTCGGCAGTGGTGAAGAACATGAAGGTGGTCTGCGAACCCCTGACCGAGACGGCCTGCACCGTGCAGGACGCCGGGTCGCTCGACACCGACACCACCGCCGCCGGCGGGCACGGCATGCACGTGAACGGCACGGTTGCCGGCCGTGACGTCACGCTCTCGGACGGCACGAAGATGCACGGCGCCGCCCCGGGCGCCAACCTGGTCAGCCTCAGCACGGGCGCGGTGCTCTTCATCGTCGGGGCCGACGCGGCCCTCAACTGGGTGCTCGAGAACCACGACGCACCCTGTGGCGAGGGGGTCCCGGCAGCGCAGTGCCCGCCGATCAAGGTGACCTCGAACTCCTACGGCCCGAGCGGTGGCGGTGAGTTCGACGCGAACTCGGCCACGGTCAAGCTGCAGCGTGAGCTGGTGAAGGAGGGCGTGGTCACGGTCTGGGCCAACGGCAACGACGGCGGCGACGGCTCCGAGAGCATGTCCAACCCGCCCGGCATGGACCCGACCCCCGGCATCATCAGCGTGGCTTCCTACTTCGACCAGAACACCGGCACCCGCGACGGCGTGGTGTCGGACTTCTCCTCCCGCGGCAAGGAGGGCGACCTCGCGACCTACCCCGACATCTCGGCCCCGGGTGAGGACATCACCTCCTCGTGCCGGATCACCATGCCGATCTGCTCCACCGGCCTCGACCCGCAGGAGGGGGGCGACTACAACACCATCAGCGGTACCTCGATGGCGACGCCCCACATCTCCGGCATCGTCGCGCAGCTGTTCCAGGCCAACCCCGGGGCGACCCCGGCCCAGATCGAGGCGGCCATCGAGTCCACGGCCTACAAGTTCACCGACGGCGCCCCCTACGAGGGTGGCGACCCCAACGGGACGACCTCCTTCGACAAGGGCCACGGCCTCGTCGACGTCGTGGCCGCGGCCACCGCGGTGAGGGGCACGGCCTCGACCTCCTCGGCCAAGCGGAAGCGCCGCTGA
- a CDS encoding electron transfer flavoprotein subunit alpha/FixB family protein codes for MAEVLVLVDHANGTVRKTTSELLTIARRLGEPSAVFIGDGFEAAKETLARYGAEKVYRIESADVTDHLVAPQAEVLAQLVEKTSPAAVLIPSNSAGKEVAARLAIKTGSGLITDAVDVQAGEGGGVSTTQSVFAGSYTVKATVTKGTPIVTVKPNSAAPEEAAGAAADEVVEVSISDAAKAARITESKPKEATGRPELTEAAIVVSGGRGTGGDFSKVEDFADSLGAAVGASRAAVDAGWYPHTSQVGQTGKQVSPQLYVACGISGAIQHRAGMQTSKTIVAINKDEEAPIFELVDFGVVGDLFSVLPQATEAVKAARG; via the coding sequence ATGGCTGAAGTTCTCGTCCTGGTCGACCACGCCAACGGGACCGTCCGCAAGACGACCTCCGAGCTGCTGACCATCGCCCGCCGCCTCGGCGAGCCCTCCGCCGTCTTCATCGGCGACGGCTTCGAGGCCGCCAAGGAGACGTTGGCCCGCTACGGCGCCGAAAAGGTCTACCGCATCGAGTCCGCCGACGTCACCGACCACCTCGTCGCGCCGCAGGCCGAGGTGCTCGCCCAGCTCGTCGAGAAGACCTCGCCCGCCGCCGTGCTCATCCCGAGCAACAGCGCCGGCAAGGAGGTGGCCGCCCGCCTGGCCATCAAGACCGGGTCGGGCCTGATCACCGACGCCGTCGACGTGCAGGCGGGGGAGGGCGGTGGCGTCTCCACCACCCAGTCCGTCTTCGCCGGCTCCTACACGGTCAAGGCCACCGTCACCAAGGGCACCCCGATCGTCACCGTGAAGCCGAACTCGGCCGCCCCCGAGGAGGCCGCCGGTGCGGCCGCCGACGAGGTCGTCGAGGTGAGCATCTCCGACGCCGCGAAGGCCGCGAGGATCACCGAGTCCAAGCCCAAGGAGGCCACCGGCCGTCCCGAGCTCACCGAGGCCGCGATCGTGGTCTCCGGTGGCCGTGGCACCGGCGGTGACTTCTCCAAGGTCGAGGACTTCGCCGACTCCCTCGGCGCTGCTGTGGGCGCCTCGCGTGCCGCGGTCGACGCCGGCTGGTACCCGCACACCAGCCAGGTCGGCCAGACCGGCAAGCAGGTCTCCCCGCAGCTGTACGTCGCGTGCGGCATCTCCGGTGCCATCCAGCACCGGGCCGGTATGCAGACGTCCAAGACGATCGTCGCCATCAACAAGGACGAGGAGGCGCCGATCTTCGAGCTCGTCGACTTCGGCGTCGTCGGCGACCTGTTCTCGGTGCTGCCGCAGGCCACCGAGGCCGTCAAGGCCGCACGGGGTTGA
- a CDS encoding electron transfer flavoprotein subunit beta/FixA family protein, with product MNIVVCVKYVPDAQSERTFNESDNTTDRVGVDGLLSELDEYAVEEALKIVEAGEGEVTVLTVGPDQAADAVKKALQMGAHKGVHVNDEAIHGSDSVATSLVLAEAVKKIGDADLVLTGMASTDGTMSVVPAMLAERLGLPQVTFASELSIDAGQVTIRRDGDAASETIVASLPALVSVTDQINEPRYPSFKGIMAAKKKPVETWSLADLGIDASQVGLDAAWTKVESFTKRPPREQGQIVTDEGDGGTKLAEFLSAQKFI from the coding sequence ATGAACATCGTCGTCTGCGTCAAGTACGTGCCGGACGCACAGTCCGAGCGCACGTTCAACGAGTCGGACAACACCACTGACCGCGTGGGTGTCGACGGCCTGCTCTCCGAGCTCGACGAGTACGCCGTCGAGGAGGCCCTCAAGATCGTCGAGGCCGGCGAGGGCGAGGTCACCGTGCTGACCGTCGGACCGGACCAGGCCGCCGACGCCGTGAAGAAGGCCCTCCAGATGGGCGCCCACAAGGGCGTGCACGTCAACGACGAGGCCATCCACGGCTCCGACTCCGTCGCCACCTCGCTCGTGCTGGCCGAGGCCGTCAAGAAGATCGGCGACGCCGACCTCGTCCTGACGGGCATGGCCTCCACCGACGGCACCATGAGCGTGGTCCCGGCGATGCTCGCCGAGCGCCTCGGCCTTCCGCAGGTGACCTTCGCCTCCGAGCTGAGCATCGACGCGGGCCAGGTGACCATCCGTCGTGACGGCGACGCCGCCTCCGAGACCATCGTCGCCTCGCTGCCGGCCCTGGTGTCGGTGACCGACCAGATCAACGAGCCGCGCTACCCCTCGTTCAAGGGGATCATGGCCGCCAAGAAGAAGCCGGTCGAGACCTGGAGCCTGGCCGACCTCGGCATCGACGCCTCGCAGGTCGGCCTCGACGCGGCCTGGACCAAGGTCGAGTCGTTCACCAAGCGTCCCCCGCGCGAGCAGGGCCAGATCGTCACCGACGAGGGTGACGGCGGCACGAAGCTCGCCGAGTTCCTGTCCGCGCAGAAGTTCATCTGA
- a CDS encoding 1,4-alpha-glucan branching protein domain-containing protein: MTSAVPGAFCLVLHSHLPWLPGHGVWPLGEEWLHQAWGESYVPLVAELDALAAEGHRDVLTLGVTPVLTAQLDHPRMLSDVATWAGLWEMRAREMGFDADPHRRAMAAYEYHAAARTCELLASRWAGGGSPVLRSLRDAGVVELLGGPAAHPFLPLLLSEVAEQALEAGLADSLWRLGQRPGGIWSPECGFSPELAPVLHRAGVRHFVVDEQTVRDAGGHPGAAWRVKGTDLVAIPRDLSVTDLIWSSRSGYPASGPYRDFHAREEYTGIRLWSVTGHGVDRAHKRPYDPAGADAQVDRDVAHFVDAVRARLLGHVDHGGRPGLVVAAYDTELFGHWWHEGPVFLGRAVRALRRAGVTVTTVEKAVAEGHVAAELELGPGSWGAGKDFSVWDNPAVADIAAENEHLQRRWLQVLEAERAAGRLRQRRPDLDQLACTLFNALSSDWAFLVTRGQSVDYARRRAAQHARDVHTLADLVLAGRHEEALAEAGRQAGADRTFPALDVRTLAS; this comes from the coding sequence GTGACTTCAGCCGTGCCCGGGGCCTTCTGCCTGGTCCTGCACTCGCACCTGCCGTGGCTGCCCGGCCACGGGGTGTGGCCCCTGGGCGAGGAGTGGCTGCACCAGGCGTGGGGCGAGTCCTACGTGCCGCTCGTCGCCGAGCTCGACGCCCTCGCGGCCGAGGGGCACCGCGACGTGCTGACCCTGGGTGTCACCCCGGTGCTCACCGCGCAGCTGGACCACCCGCGGATGCTGAGTGACGTCGCGACGTGGGCGGGCCTGTGGGAGATGCGTGCCCGCGAGATGGGCTTCGACGCCGACCCGCACCGACGGGCCATGGCCGCCTACGAGTACCACGCCGCCGCGAGGACGTGCGAGCTTCTCGCGTCGCGGTGGGCCGGGGGCGGGTCGCCCGTCCTGAGGTCCCTGCGGGACGCCGGGGTCGTGGAGCTGCTGGGCGGGCCCGCAGCCCATCCCTTCTTGCCCCTGCTCCTGTCCGAGGTGGCCGAGCAGGCGCTCGAGGCGGGGCTCGCGGACTCGCTGTGGCGACTGGGACAGCGGCCGGGAGGGATCTGGTCGCCGGAGTGCGGCTTCTCCCCCGAGCTCGCGCCCGTGCTGCACCGGGCCGGCGTCCGGCACTTCGTCGTCGACGAGCAGACCGTGCGCGACGCCGGCGGCCACCCCGGGGCGGCCTGGCGGGTGAAGGGCACCGACCTCGTCGCCATTCCGCGCGACCTGTCGGTCACCGACCTCATCTGGTCCTCGCGCAGCGGCTACCCGGCGTCGGGGCCCTACCGCGACTTCCACGCCCGCGAGGAGTACACCGGGATCCGGCTGTGGTCGGTCACCGGGCACGGAGTGGACCGAGCCCACAAGCGGCCCTACGACCCGGCCGGGGCCGACGCGCAGGTCGACCGCGACGTGGCCCACTTCGTCGACGCCGTGCGGGCGCGCCTGCTGGGCCACGTGGACCACGGGGGTCGCCCGGGGCTGGTCGTGGCGGCATACGACACCGAGCTGTTCGGGCACTGGTGGCACGAGGGGCCGGTGTTCCTGGGCCGTGCGGTCCGGGCCCTGCGCCGGGCCGGCGTGACGGTGACCACGGTCGAGAAGGCCGTCGCCGAGGGCCACGTCGCCGCTGAGCTCGAGCTGGGGCCGGGGTCATGGGGCGCCGGCAAGGACTTCTCGGTCTGGGACAACCCTGCCGTGGCAGACATCGCCGCGGAGAACGAGCACCTGCAGCGGCGGTGGCTGCAGGTGCTGGAGGCCGAGCGGGCCGCGGGCCGCCTGCGCCAGCGCCGCCCCGACCTCGACCAGCTCGCCTGCACCTTGTTCAACGCCCTCTCCAGCGACTGGGCCTTCCTCGTGACGCGCGGCCAGTCGGTCGACTACGCCCGACGCCGGGCGGCGCAGCACGCCCGTGACGTGCACACCCTGGCCGACCTCGTCCTGGCAGGCCGGCACGAGGAGGCACTGGCGGAGGCGGGGCGGCAGGCCGGTGCCGACCGCACCTTCCCGGCGCTCGACGTCCGCACCCTCGCCAGCTGA
- a CDS encoding acyltransferase → MAGAADVSPRDHDEPRRPSARLPRPAAWLRWVGWALSNRAYTRHHLASYLRMARASLRYPSLRFEGPVFIGPDVRFEVREGYARIIVGAYTHVGAHARIRAHEGTLRIGSKSVIGIRNTINCWLDIDVGRACLFGDDVYICDFDHKTESLEQPIKDQGIVKSPVRIGDDVWLGTKVVVTRGTDLGAQSVVAASAVARGVYPPRSIVAGVPGKVVRTRT, encoded by the coding sequence ATGGCCGGGGCTGCCGACGTCTCGCCGCGCGACCACGACGAGCCGCGCCGGCCCTCTGCCCGGCTGCCGCGCCCGGCGGCCTGGCTGCGCTGGGTGGGCTGGGCGCTGTCCAACCGCGCCTACACGAGGCACCACCTGGCGAGCTACCTGCGCATGGCGCGGGCCAGCCTTCGCTACCCGTCGCTGCGGTTCGAAGGGCCGGTCTTCATCGGTCCCGACGTCCGTTTCGAGGTGCGGGAGGGCTACGCCCGCATCATCGTCGGCGCCTACACCCACGTCGGCGCCCATGCCCGCATCCGGGCGCACGAGGGCACCCTGCGCATCGGGTCCAAGTCCGTGATCGGCATCCGCAACACCATCAACTGCTGGCTCGACATCGATGTCGGCCGCGCCTGCCTGTTCGGCGACGACGTCTACATCTGCGACTTCGACCACAAGACGGAGTCCCTCGAGCAGCCCATCAAGGACCAGGGCATCGTGAAGTCGCCCGTGCGCATCGGCGATGACGTCTGGCTGGGCACCAAGGTCGTCGTCACCCGGGGGACCGACCTCGGCGCCCAGTCGGTGGTGGCCGCCTCAGCCGTGGCGCGCGGGGTCTACCCGCCGCGGTCCATCGTGGCGGGCGTGCCGGGGAAGGTCGTCAGGACCCGCACCTGA
- a CDS encoding class I SAM-dependent methyltransferase gives MSAAEVSRAYEDNKLAQVLYHDWEARTYDEKWSISFDERCIDYARDRFEAVVGELPSAPYGTALELGAGTGFFSLNLRQAGILDEVHVTDLSPGMVEAAKANAEKLGFSVEGRVADAERIPYDDDTFDIVVGHAVIHHVPDVEQALREVLRVLKPGGRFVIAGEPTRVGDWYARRLGRLTWKATTAATHLPPLRGKWAREREQLDASSRAAALEAVVDLHTFDPAALSRTALRAGAVDVRTQTEELTAALFGWPVRTFEAAVRPGALGWSWAMFAYGSWKRLSALDRLLSTVVPEQLYYNVGITGVKPG, from the coding sequence GTGTCGGCGGCTGAGGTCAGCAGGGCCTACGAGGACAACAAGCTCGCGCAGGTGCTCTACCACGACTGGGAGGCGCGGACCTACGACGAGAAGTGGTCGATCTCCTTCGACGAGCGCTGCATCGACTACGCCCGTGACCGCTTCGAGGCGGTCGTGGGCGAGCTCCCGTCGGCGCCGTACGGCACCGCCCTCGAGCTCGGCGCAGGCACCGGCTTCTTCTCGCTGAACCTGCGCCAGGCCGGCATCCTCGACGAGGTGCACGTCACCGACCTCTCGCCCGGCATGGTGGAGGCCGCGAAGGCGAACGCCGAGAAGCTGGGTTTCAGCGTCGAGGGCCGTGTCGCCGACGCCGAGCGGATTCCCTACGACGACGACACCTTCGACATCGTCGTGGGGCACGCCGTCATCCACCACGTCCCTGACGTGGAGCAGGCGCTGCGTGAGGTCCTCCGCGTGCTCAAGCCCGGCGGTCGCTTCGTCATCGCCGGGGAGCCGACGCGGGTGGGGGACTGGTACGCGAGGCGCCTCGGTCGCCTGACGTGGAAGGCCACCACCGCCGCCACGCACCTCCCGCCGCTGCGCGGGAAGTGGGCCAGGGAGCGTGAGCAGCTCGACGCGTCGTCCCGCGCCGCCGCGCTCGAGGCCGTCGTCGACCTGCACACGTTCGACCCGGCCGCACTCAGCCGCACGGCGCTGCGCGCCGGCGCCGTCGACGTGCGCACGCAGACCGAGGAGCTGACGGCCGCGCTCTTCGGATGGCCGGTGCGCACCTTCGAGGCAGCCGTGAGGCCGGGAGCGCTCGGGTGGAGCTGGGCGATGTTCGCCTACGGGTCCTGGAAGCGCCTCTCGGCGCTCGACCGCCTGCTGTCCACGGTGGTCCCCGAGCAGCTCTACTACAACGTCGGCATCACCGGCGTGAAGCCCGGCTGA
- a CDS encoding enoyl-CoA hydratase-related protein, translating to MSELLSVEVDGGIATILLKRPPMNALNVEIQEALREAAREVTERRDISAAIVYGGEKVFAAGADIKEMETMSYPDMVFHSRRLQSAFAAVARIPKPTVAAITGYALGGGCELALTCDFRVAARNAKLGQPEILLGVIPGAGGTQRLSRVVGPAKAKDLVFSGRFVSADEALAMGLVDEVVEADDVYAAARARVEQYVGGPALALRAAKEAIDRGLEVDLDTGLEIESMQFASLFATKDREIGMRSFVENGPGKAKFEGA from the coding sequence ATGAGCGAGCTGCTGTCGGTCGAGGTCGACGGCGGCATCGCCACCATCCTCCTCAAGCGACCGCCGATGAACGCGCTCAACGTGGAGATCCAGGAGGCCCTCCGCGAGGCGGCCCGAGAGGTCACCGAGCGTCGCGACATCAGCGCAGCAATCGTCTACGGCGGCGAGAAGGTCTTCGCCGCCGGCGCCGACATCAAGGAGATGGAGACCATGTCGTACCCCGACATGGTCTTCCACTCCCGCCGGCTGCAGTCCGCGTTCGCCGCGGTCGCCCGCATCCCCAAGCCCACGGTGGCGGCCATCACCGGCTACGCCCTCGGCGGTGGTTGCGAGCTGGCCCTCACGTGTGACTTCCGCGTGGCCGCCCGCAACGCCAAGCTCGGTCAGCCCGAGATCCTGCTCGGCGTCATCCCGGGTGCAGGCGGCACCCAGCGCCTGTCGCGTGTCGTCGGACCGGCAAAGGCCAAGGACCTCGTCTTCTCCGGCCGGTTCGTCTCCGCCGACGAGGCGCTCGCGATGGGCCTGGTCGACGAGGTGGTCGAGGCCGACGACGTGTATGCCGCCGCGCGGGCCCGCGTCGAGCAGTACGTCGGGGGGCCCGCGCTCGCCCTGCGGGCGGCCAAGGAGGCCATCGACCGGGGGCTCGAGGTCGACCTCGACACCGGCCTCGAGATCGAGAGCATGCAGTTCGCCTCCCTGTTCGCCACGAAGGACCGGGAAATCGGCATGCGGTCCTTCGTCGAGAACGGGCCGGGCAAGGCGAAGTTCGAGGGCGCCTAG